In Fusobacterium sp. FSA-380-WT-3A, the sequence GTACTATGGGGATATTTGAATCTATAATAGTTTCTGCTTTAGGTTTATCTGTTGTTTTTACAGCTTTAGCAATATTAGCTATCGCTATTATAATTTTTTCTAAAATCTTCAATTGTCTAGGATTAGCTGAGGAAAAAGTAGCTCCAAAAGTAGCAAAACCTGTTGAAGAAAACCTAGATGAAGAACATTGTGCTGTAATAGTATCAGCTATTTCAGAAGAATTACGTTCTAAGAGAGGAAATTACAGAATTAAATCTATAAAAGAAATTAAGTAGTAAAAA encodes:
- a CDS encoding OadG family transporter subunit, whose amino-acid sequence is MFAGSTMGIFESIIVSALGLSVVFTALAILAIAIIIFSKIFNCLGLAEEKVAPKVAKPVEENLDEEHCAVIVSAISEELRSKRGNYRIKSIKEIK